Proteins found in one Salmo salar chromosome ssa26, Ssal_v3.1, whole genome shotgun sequence genomic segment:
- the LOC106562578 gene encoding uncharacterized protein isoform X1: protein MPGRCSAFNCRNTFKNVKHKTNKVTFHSFPKRDPKRIKEWVGQMKWKDWQPTPHSLLCSEHFEERCMDRTGQTVRLRDDAIPTIFAFPSHLQKKVFSKLRQFQKTAGRRKRVTSFPEDPVPEESTQGEKSPPTYLNHSIWHPSRFHDDYCVPQSIDWAVKDMPKEIPSATLEKQGLIFIPKHAIKIKEKWQWLTMDVKGPFPETKSRHKFVLIIMDYYSKWMEAYPMKTNNSKEIAKIISDLISRFGFPVGILSCLTRAHILEINSALGDLKKLTCQLIFYRPLGVSLDPVTKSLVDRLVSDLVKDHPDRWDVYLAARVFSFCCKEHPTTRQIPLSLLRCGGTQSVPTSPRKLPDNGIKGRTFVILDAQPPQREVRVECNQCSQWSTVTQDSELKRYEEMKLGDEDYTHTCVSCRVAMSCRVALEVMRG, encoded by the exons ATGCCAGGGCGTTGTTCAGCTTtcaactgtaggaatacctttaaAAATGTTAAACATAAAACAAACAAGGTTACGTTTCACAG CTTTCCAAAGCGTGATCCTAAACGAATAAAAGAGTGGGTGGGTCAGATGAAATGGAAAGACTGGCAGCCAACCCCCCATTCCTTACTGTGCTCAGAGCATTTTGAGGAGAGATGCATGGATAGAACTGGGCAGACAGTGCGTTTACGTGATGATGCAATACCAACTATATTTGCCTTTCCTAGTCACctgcaaaaaaaggtatttagTAAATTGAGGCAG TTTCAGAAAACAGCCGGAAGGAGGAAAAGAGTAACCTCG TTTCCAGAGGATCCTGTTCCTGAGGAGTCCACACAAGGGGAGAAGTCTCCACCCACCTACTTAAACCACAGTATATGGCACCCAAGTCGTTTCCATGACGACTACTGCGTTCCACAG AGTATTGACTGGGCTGTAAAAGACATGCCTAAAGAA ATCCCATCTGCAACTTTAGAAAAGCAAGGTCTGATCTTTATCCCCAAGCACGCAATCAAG ATCAAGGAGAAATGGCAATGGCTGACAATGGATGTGAAGGGACCATTTCCAGAGACCAAAAGTAGACACAAGTTTGTACTAATTATAATGGACTACTACTCCAAATGGATGGAAGCCTACCCCATGAAGACCAACAACAGTAAAGAGATTGCCAAAATCATCTCTGACCTCATCTCTCGCTTTGGCTTCCCTGTTGGAATCCTGTCTTGTTTGACTCGAGCACACATTTTAGAG ATCAACTCGGCTTTGGGTGATCTGAAGAAACTGACATGCCAACTCATATTCTACCGTCCTCTGGGAGTGTCATTGGATCCAGTAACAAAGTCCCTCGTAGACCG GTTGGTGTCAGATTTGGTGAAAGACCATCCTGATCGTTGGGATGTTTACCTGGCTGCCAGGGTGTTCAGCTTCTGCTGCAAAGAGCACCCCACCACTAGACAAATACCCCTGTCTCTGCTGCGCTGCGGAGGGACTCAGTCTGTCCCCACCTCACCAAGAAAGCTGCCT GACAATGGGATAAAAGGAAGGACCTTTGTCATACTAGATGCCCAGCCACCTCAAAGGGAAGTCCGTGTTGAGTGCAATCAGTGCAGTCAATGGAGCACGGTCACTCAGGACTCTGAGCTGAAGAGATATGAGGAGATGAAACTTGGGGATGAGGACTACACCCACACCTGTGTGAGCTGCAGGGTGGCCATGAGCTGCAGGGTGGCCCTGGAGGTCATGAGGGGTTAG
- the LOC106562578 gene encoding uncharacterized protein isoform X2 — protein MPGRCSAFNCRNTFKNVKHKTNKVTFHSFPKRDPKRIKEWVGQMKWKDWQPTPHSLLCSEHFEERCMDRTGQTVRLRDDAIPTIFAFPSHLQKKFQKTAGRRKRVTSFPEDPVPEESTQGEKSPPTYLNHSIWHPSRFHDDYCVPQSIDWAVKDMPKEIPSATLEKQGLIFIPKHAIKIKEKWQWLTMDVKGPFPETKSRHKFVLIIMDYYSKWMEAYPMKTNNSKEIAKIISDLISRFGFPVGILSCLTRAHILEINSALGDLKKLTCQLIFYRPLGVSLDPVTKSLVDRLVSDLVKDHPDRWDVYLAARVFSFCCKEHPTTRQIPLSLLRCGGTQSVPTSPRKLPDNGIKGRTFVILDAQPPQREVRVECNQCSQWSTVTQDSELKRYEEMKLGDEDYTHTCVSCRVAMSCRVALEVMRG, from the exons ATGCCAGGGCGTTGTTCAGCTTtcaactgtaggaatacctttaaAAATGTTAAACATAAAACAAACAAGGTTACGTTTCACAG CTTTCCAAAGCGTGATCCTAAACGAATAAAAGAGTGGGTGGGTCAGATGAAATGGAAAGACTGGCAGCCAACCCCCCATTCCTTACTGTGCTCAGAGCATTTTGAGGAGAGATGCATGGATAGAACTGGGCAGACAGTGCGTTTACGTGATGATGCAATACCAACTATATTTGCCTTTCCTAGTCACctgcaaaaaaag TTTCAGAAAACAGCCGGAAGGAGGAAAAGAGTAACCTCG TTTCCAGAGGATCCTGTTCCTGAGGAGTCCACACAAGGGGAGAAGTCTCCACCCACCTACTTAAACCACAGTATATGGCACCCAAGTCGTTTCCATGACGACTACTGCGTTCCACAG AGTATTGACTGGGCTGTAAAAGACATGCCTAAAGAA ATCCCATCTGCAACTTTAGAAAAGCAAGGTCTGATCTTTATCCCCAAGCACGCAATCAAG ATCAAGGAGAAATGGCAATGGCTGACAATGGATGTGAAGGGACCATTTCCAGAGACCAAAAGTAGACACAAGTTTGTACTAATTATAATGGACTACTACTCCAAATGGATGGAAGCCTACCCCATGAAGACCAACAACAGTAAAGAGATTGCCAAAATCATCTCTGACCTCATCTCTCGCTTTGGCTTCCCTGTTGGAATCCTGTCTTGTTTGACTCGAGCACACATTTTAGAG ATCAACTCGGCTTTGGGTGATCTGAAGAAACTGACATGCCAACTCATATTCTACCGTCCTCTGGGAGTGTCATTGGATCCAGTAACAAAGTCCCTCGTAGACCG GTTGGTGTCAGATTTGGTGAAAGACCATCCTGATCGTTGGGATGTTTACCTGGCTGCCAGGGTGTTCAGCTTCTGCTGCAAAGAGCACCCCACCACTAGACAAATACCCCTGTCTCTGCTGCGCTGCGGAGGGACTCAGTCTGTCCCCACCTCACCAAGAAAGCTGCCT GACAATGGGATAAAAGGAAGGACCTTTGTCATACTAGATGCCCAGCCACCTCAAAGGGAAGTCCGTGTTGAGTGCAATCAGTGCAGTCAATGGAGCACGGTCACTCAGGACTCTGAGCTGAAGAGATATGAGGAGATGAAACTTGGGGATGAGGACTACACCCACACCTGTGTGAGCTGCAGGGTGGCCATGAGCTGCAGGGTGGCCCTGGAGGTCATGAGGGGTTAG
- the LOC106562578 gene encoding uncharacterized protein isoform X3 — protein MPGRCSAFNCRNTFKNVKHKTNKVTFHSFPKRDPKRIKEWVGQMKWKDWQPTPHSLLCSEHFEERCMDRTGQTVRLRDDAIPTIFAFPSHLQKKFPEDPVPEESTQGEKSPPTYLNHSIWHPSRFHDDYCVPQSIDWAVKDMPKEIPSATLEKQGLIFIPKHAIKIKEKWQWLTMDVKGPFPETKSRHKFVLIIMDYYSKWMEAYPMKTNNSKEIAKIISDLISRFGFPVGILSCLTRAHILEINSALGDLKKLTCQLIFYRPLGVSLDPVTKSLVDRLVSDLVKDHPDRWDVYLAARVFSFCCKEHPTTRQIPLSLLRCGGTQSVPTSPRKLPDNGIKGRTFVILDAQPPQREVRVECNQCSQWSTVTQDSELKRYEEMKLGDEDYTHTCVSCRVAMSCRVALEVMRG, from the exons ATGCCAGGGCGTTGTTCAGCTTtcaactgtaggaatacctttaaAAATGTTAAACATAAAACAAACAAGGTTACGTTTCACAG CTTTCCAAAGCGTGATCCTAAACGAATAAAAGAGTGGGTGGGTCAGATGAAATGGAAAGACTGGCAGCCAACCCCCCATTCCTTACTGTGCTCAGAGCATTTTGAGGAGAGATGCATGGATAGAACTGGGCAGACAGTGCGTTTACGTGATGATGCAATACCAACTATATTTGCCTTTCCTAGTCACctgcaaaaaaag TTTCCAGAGGATCCTGTTCCTGAGGAGTCCACACAAGGGGAGAAGTCTCCACCCACCTACTTAAACCACAGTATATGGCACCCAAGTCGTTTCCATGACGACTACTGCGTTCCACAG AGTATTGACTGGGCTGTAAAAGACATGCCTAAAGAA ATCCCATCTGCAACTTTAGAAAAGCAAGGTCTGATCTTTATCCCCAAGCACGCAATCAAG ATCAAGGAGAAATGGCAATGGCTGACAATGGATGTGAAGGGACCATTTCCAGAGACCAAAAGTAGACACAAGTTTGTACTAATTATAATGGACTACTACTCCAAATGGATGGAAGCCTACCCCATGAAGACCAACAACAGTAAAGAGATTGCCAAAATCATCTCTGACCTCATCTCTCGCTTTGGCTTCCCTGTTGGAATCCTGTCTTGTTTGACTCGAGCACACATTTTAGAG ATCAACTCGGCTTTGGGTGATCTGAAGAAACTGACATGCCAACTCATATTCTACCGTCCTCTGGGAGTGTCATTGGATCCAGTAACAAAGTCCCTCGTAGACCG GTTGGTGTCAGATTTGGTGAAAGACCATCCTGATCGTTGGGATGTTTACCTGGCTGCCAGGGTGTTCAGCTTCTGCTGCAAAGAGCACCCCACCACTAGACAAATACCCCTGTCTCTGCTGCGCTGCGGAGGGACTCAGTCTGTCCCCACCTCACCAAGAAAGCTGCCT GACAATGGGATAAAAGGAAGGACCTTTGTCATACTAGATGCCCAGCCACCTCAAAGGGAAGTCCGTGTTGAGTGCAATCAGTGCAGTCAATGGAGCACGGTCACTCAGGACTCTGAGCTGAAGAGATATGAGGAGATGAAACTTGGGGATGAGGACTACACCCACACCTGTGTGAGCTGCAGGGTGGCCATGAGCTGCAGGGTGGCCCTGGAGGTCATGAGGGGTTAG
- the LOC106562580 gene encoding TNF receptor-associated factor 6 produces MSCFESDKSSLENDEGCCGGAAASQLSNCALAMLEKEGNDSVLSPTESTPTSLQGGAPLQGYDVEFDPPLESKYECPICLMALRAAVQTPCGHRFCRSCIEKSIRDTGQRCPVDNEVLREDQLFPDNFAKREILSLTVRCTNVGCTDKMELRRLDGHVTKCEFATVPCPQCQDAVWKSQLEMHQSQHCQRRPVSCPDCVESFVYEDSKIHESLCPFANVVCQYCGMELIRDQLESHYDTDCPKAPIACTFSTFGCREMMQRNDLAQHMQEFTQMHMRCMAEYLHRHSLTGYTQPPPSENRGAAAAEQGAQAGASSSGAPCQCCGELQTMRETTQQLEGRLVRQDHQLRELSIQAGLVAELRRKVTSLEENLKELEAKQCQGVYVWPLEGFSGYLRTQAAGQPVVVHSPGFYTGRPGYKLCLRLHLQTPSAQRCSNYISLFVHTMQGEFDGQLSWPFQGTIRLAVLDQGPEGQHHVEVMETKPDLQAFQRPTIQRNPKGFGYVTFLHLMELQQRGFVHDDTLLVRCEVTPRFDTALRREGAAMHPRGPEASL; encoded by the exons ATGTCCTGCTTTGAGAGTGATAAGAGCAGCCTGGAGAATGATGAAGGGTGTTGTGGTGGGGCGGCCGCGTCACAGCTGTCCAACTGTGCGCTGGCCATGCTGGAGAAAGAGGGCAACGACTCTGTGCTGAGCCCCACGGAGAGTACCCCCACCAGCCTACAGGGCGGCGCCCCACTGCAAGGCTACGACGTGGAGTTCGACCCTCCGCTGGAGAGCAAGTACGAGTGCCCCATCTGCCTCATGGCCCTGAGGGCAGCCGTGCAGACGCCGTGCGGCCATCGCTTCTGCCGCAGCTGCATCGAGAAGTCCATCCG TGATACAGGGCAGAGGTGTCCAGTGGATAACGAGGTACTACGGGAAGACCAGCTGTTCCCAGATAACTTTGCCAAGCGGGAGATCCTCTCCCTAACGGTCCGCTGCACCAACGTAGGCTGCACTGACAAAATGGAGCTTCGCCGTCTGGAT GGCCATGTTACCAAATGTGAGTTTGCCACCGTGCCGTGCCCGCAGTGCCAGGACGCGGTGTGGAAGAGCCAGCTGGAGATGCACCAAAGCCAACACTGCCAGCGGAGACCTGTGTCCTGTCCCGACTGTGTAGAGAGCTTTGTTTACGAGGACAGCAAG ATTCATGAGTCGCTGTGTCCCTTTGCCAACGTGGTGTGTCAGTACTGCGGTATGGAGCTCATCAGAGACCAG TTGGAATCTCACTATGACACAGACTGTCCGAAGGCTCCGATCGCCTGTACCTTCAGCACTTTTGGATGTCGAGAGATG ATGCAGCGCAATGACCTGGCGCAGCACATGCAGGAGTTCACTCAGATGCACATGCGCTGCATGGCTGAGTACCTGCACAGGCACAGCCTTACCGGGTACACCCAGCCACCACCTTCTGAGAACCGAGGGGCTGCCGCTGCAGAGCAGGGGGCACAAGCAGGAGCTAGCAGCAGTGGCGCCCCCTGCCAGTGCTGCGGGGAACTGCAGACCATGCGGGAGACCACCCAGCAGCTGGAGGGCCGTCTAGTGCGGCAGGACCACCAGCTACGTGAGCTGAGCATTCAG GCGGGCCTGGTGGCAGAGCTCCGTCGTAAGGTCACTTCGCTGGAGGAGAACCTAAAGGAGCTGGAGGCCAAGCAGTGCCAGGGCGTGTACGTGTGGCCCTTGGAGGGCTTCTCAGGCTACCTGCGTACCCAGGCTGCCGGACAGCCCGTTGTGGTGCACAGCCCAGGCTTCTACACGGGCCGGCCGGGCTACAAGCTGTGTCTGCGCCTCCACCTCCAAACGCCCTCGGCCCAGCGCTGCTCCAACTACATCTCACTGTTTGTTCACACCATGCAGGGTGAATTTGATGGGCAGCTGTCGTGGCCCTTCCAAGGCACCATCCGGCTGGCCGTGCTGGACCAAGGGCCTGAGGGCCAGCACCATGTGGAGGTGATGGAGACCAAGCCTGACCTGCAGGCCTTCCAGAGGCCCACCATCCAGAGGAACCCCAAGGGCTTTGGCTACGTCACCTTCCTGCACCTGATGGAGCTGCAGCAGCGGGGGTTTGTGCACGACGATACGCTGCTGGTGCGCTGTGAGGTGACGCCGCGCTTCGACACCGCCCTAAGGCGCGAGGGGGCGGCCATGCATCCCAGAGGGCCCGAGGCCTCGCTGTGA